One genomic region from Nitrospira sp. encodes:
- a CDS encoding RidA family protein, translating into MSYDDRLKELGLILPAPPKPVANYVPVIRVGDLLFLSGVLPSRDGQLVMTGKLGENLTVQQGVEAARVAVLNGLSIIRSEAGLLDRVKRIVKMVGYIASAPGFTDQPQVLNGASDLLVSLFGEAGRHARVAVGAAELPRMAPVEIELIVELYSS; encoded by the coding sequence GTGTCCTATGATGACAGGCTAAAAGAACTGGGACTCATCCTACCGGCTCCACCAAAGCCAGTGGCGAATTACGTGCCTGTTATCAGGGTTGGTGATCTCCTGTTCCTGTCGGGAGTGCTCCCTTCGCGCGATGGCCAGCTTGTGATGACCGGCAAGCTCGGAGAGAATCTCACAGTCCAACAGGGGGTTGAGGCAGCGAGGGTGGCGGTGCTGAATGGCTTGAGTATCATCCGGAGCGAAGCCGGATTGCTGGATCGGGTCAAGCGGATCGTCAAAATGGTCGGCTATATCGCCTCGGCTCCCGGCTTTACCGATCAACCGCAAGTTCTCAACGGCGCATCTGATCTGCTCGTTTCCCTGTTCGGAGAAGCAGGCCGGCATGCACGGGTAGCCGTCGGTGCTGCGGAGTTGCCACGCATGGCTCCCGTCGAAATCGAATTGATCGTGGAGCTGTATTCGTCATAA
- a CDS encoding ATP-binding protein — protein MNQETWNSVDELHQTGLSYDWYYRTSKWLAATVALIVVLVLVGWTFHINRLTRLSPDFTAMKVTTAIGLLFLAGALLLLNQQIIRPDSSGTRVRNGVVFVLATMAGLLGLGTLLGYAIPEAVRFAVRDSVLGIALEDQTCIFDEFVQLRHPLQQRIGGQGLGLALCKRLADVLGAIIWVLRG, from the coding sequence ATGAATCAGGAGACTTGGAACTCCGTAGATGAATTGCACCAGACCGGCTTGTCCTACGATTGGTATTATCGGACTTCCAAGTGGCTTGCCGCGACGGTCGCACTCATCGTTGTGCTGGTTCTCGTGGGCTGGACGTTTCATATCAACCGACTCACCCGCTTGTCTCCCGACTTCACCGCGATGAAAGTCACCACGGCCATTGGTTTGCTGTTCTTGGCCGGCGCCCTTCTGTTGCTCAACCAGCAGATCATCCGTCCGGACTCAAGCGGTACGCGCGTTCGGAACGGTGTCGTGTTTGTATTGGCAACGATGGCAGGCCTGCTTGGGCTTGGCACCTTGCTCGGATATGCCATACCTGAGGCTGTTCGTTTTGCCGTGCGCGACAGCGTGCTCGGCATCGCGCTCGAAGATCAGACTTGCATCTTTGATGAATTTGTCCAACTCCGTCATCCCCTGCAACAGCGGATTGGTGGACAGGGTCTGGGCTTAGCGCTGTGCAAACGGCTTGCCGATGTCCTCGGCGCCATCATTTGGGTCTTGAGAGGCTGA